A single window of Chloracidobacterium thermophilum B DNA harbors:
- a CDS encoding glutathionylspermidine synthase family protein — translation MDDYADFARAVYATGVLSDPWLWGEPRFRLQGVVISPELAARLAEAAEAVTYLHQALVEILLDAPGHLTAFYHLTPFQQMMWYASGGLWHGMARADLFLCTDGHIRCCELNSDTPSGQPEAVWLNRLRQAAHPGLDDPNTQFPARFIAMLRESHAKRTEAPLTRVGIVYPTELTEDLCMITAFSRWLEAENIQVIVGSPYNLRRTPTGVALLGEPVDLVLRHYKTDWWGERLPVWADAEGYPDDEPLTEPLLALLDADLQGQVTVVNPFGAVVTQNKLSLAFFWEEMTRFPSEAQDLIRRFIPETYRLTSMDNERLLDEREQWVLKSDYGCEGAETVCGAFVTPEIWEKAVELALPEHFVVQRFFEVQADAEGWLPNYGVFVLGGSAAGFFTRLSRASTEYNALTAPTFIGPGCL, via the coding sequence CGCTTCCGTTTGCAGGGTGTGGTTATCTCCCCGGAGCTGGCTGCGCGGTTGGCCGAAGCGGCGGAAGCGGTCACGTATCTGCACCAGGCACTGGTTGAAATTCTGCTTGACGCCCCGGGCCATCTGACGGCGTTTTACCACCTCACGCCCTTTCAGCAGATGATGTGGTACGCCTCCGGCGGGCTGTGGCACGGCATGGCGCGCGCCGATCTGTTCCTGTGTACGGATGGCCATATCCGCTGCTGCGAACTCAACAGCGATACGCCTTCGGGTCAGCCCGAAGCCGTCTGGCTCAACCGGCTTCGCCAGGCTGCGCATCCCGGACTGGACGATCCCAACACCCAGTTTCCTGCCCGCTTCATTGCCATGCTGCGCGAAAGCCACGCCAAGCGCACGGAAGCGCCGCTGACGCGGGTGGGCATCGTGTATCCAACCGAGTTGACCGAAGACCTGTGCATGATCACGGCCTTTTCGCGCTGGCTTGAAGCGGAGAACATTCAGGTCATTGTTGGCTCGCCCTACAACCTGCGCCGGACGCCAACCGGTGTGGCCCTGCTTGGAGAGCCAGTGGATTTGGTTTTGCGCCATTACAAAACCGACTGGTGGGGTGAACGGCTCCCGGTTTGGGCCGATGCCGAAGGCTACCCGGATGACGAACCGCTGACCGAACCACTGCTGGCGCTGCTGGATGCCGACCTGCAAGGCCAGGTCACGGTGGTCAATCCGTTTGGAGCCGTTGTCACCCAGAACAAACTTTCGCTGGCCTTTTTCTGGGAAGAAATGACGCGCTTCCCGTCCGAAGCCCAGGACCTCATCCGGCGTTTCATTCCTGAAACCTACCGCCTGACAAGCATGGACAATGAACGCCTGCTTGACGAGCGTGAGCAGTGGGTGCTCAAGAGTGACTATGGCTGCGAGGGTGCCGAAACGGTGTGTGGGGCCTTTGTCACACCGGAGATATGGGAAAAGGCTGTCGAGCTGGCGCTGCCGGAGCACTTCGTGGTGCAACGTTTCTTTGAAGTCCAAGCGGATGCTGAAGGCTGGCTCCCCAACTACGGGGTGTTTGTGCTGGGGGGGAGTGCCGCCGGGTTCTTCACGCGGCTTTCCAGGGCGAGCACCGAATACAATGCCCTCACCGCGCCAACCTTCATCGGCCCCGGTTGCCTGTAA
- a CDS encoding aldo/keto reductase: MSHRIEGYAQPAGLTPPPGFKPLGTTGLWCHPLGFGSYRVEEDEPSHEAALRAYLERGGNLIDTSANYTDGGAERTIGRVLRETDRSAVILVTKAGYIQGDNMRLAQSRNFPEVVRYGPGLWHCIHPEFLATQIERSRERMGVVTLDVLLLHNPEYFLMACAKRGITAADHEAFYRRIREAFAFLETQVAAGVIRFYGISSNHFPLSADDPTHVSLARCLAQAESVTPNHHFRVVQFPLNLLETGAVTEINNDGLTPLEFCATHGLGTLANRPLNAFARQRLVRLADFIPPGSQVSLDDLSQQLSPLREHEALLAADFGLPLMFGKGLADWLLQLAPRLDSPLVWEQNAYRLVIAPVQQWLGQLELPSRHKAAFQSWRERFIGLANDALASVAHFAAAQAQPQSDEIRRRLRASGYTDDGQTLSQMAINTLRSLPNLSCVLVGMRQEAYVTDALGVLDLPPVDGVSILRQSATIQLQVAAP, from the coding sequence ATGTCCCACCGAATTGAAGGTTACGCCCAGCCGGCAGGTTTGACACCGCCACCTGGCTTCAAGCCACTCGGAACGACAGGACTGTGGTGCCATCCGCTGGGTTTTGGCTCCTATCGCGTGGAGGAAGACGAACCCTCCCATGAAGCCGCACTCCGGGCCTATCTGGAGCGCGGGGGGAATCTGATTGACACCAGTGCCAACTACACGGACGGCGGAGCCGAACGCACAATTGGACGTGTCCTGCGTGAGACCGACCGTTCGGCGGTGATTCTCGTGACCAAGGCCGGTTACATCCAGGGAGACAACATGCGTTTGGCCCAGAGCCGCAACTTTCCCGAAGTCGTCAGGTATGGCCCGGGACTGTGGCACTGCATCCACCCGGAATTTCTGGCCACCCAAATCGAGCGCAGCCGTGAACGCATGGGCGTTGTCACGCTCGACGTCCTGCTGCTGCACAATCCCGAATACTTCCTGATGGCCTGCGCCAAGCGTGGCATTACGGCGGCTGATCACGAAGCGTTCTACCGCCGGATTCGGGAAGCATTTGCTTTTCTCGAAACCCAAGTTGCGGCCGGCGTCATCCGCTTCTACGGCATTTCGTCGAATCACTTTCCTCTGTCGGCTGATGACCCGACACATGTCAGCCTCGCGCGCTGTCTGGCCCAGGCAGAGTCAGTGACACCCAACCATCACTTCAGAGTTGTCCAGTTTCCCCTCAATCTTCTCGAAACCGGAGCCGTCACGGAAATCAACAACGATGGCCTCACGCCCCTGGAATTTTGTGCTACCCACGGGCTGGGCACGCTCGCCAATCGCCCGCTCAATGCCTTTGCCCGGCAACGTCTGGTACGGCTGGCGGACTTTATCCCGCCCGGCAGTCAGGTGTCGCTGGATGACCTTTCCCAGCAGTTGTCGCCGCTTCGGGAGCACGAGGCGCTTCTGGCGGCTGATTTCGGACTCCCTCTGATGTTCGGGAAAGGGTTGGCTGACTGGCTGCTTCAGCTTGCGCCCCGCCTCGATTCACCACTCGTCTGGGAGCAGAATGCCTACCGGCTGGTCATCGCTCCGGTGCAGCAGTGGCTGGGACAGCTTGAGCTACCTTCCCGTCACAAAGCTGCTTTCCAAAGCTGGCGCGAGCGTTTCATCGGGCTGGCCAATGACGCGCTGGCTTCCGTCGCACATTTTGCTGCCGCCCAGGCCCAGCCGCAGTCGGATGAGATACGGCGGCGGCTCCGCGCGTCTGGCTATACGGATGACGGCCAAACGCTCAGCCAGATGGCCATCAATACCCTGCGCAGCCTGCCCAACCTGAGTTGTGTCCTTGTGGGGATGCGTCAGGAAGCCTATGTCACCGATGCGCTGGGTGTTCTCGATCTGCCCCCGGTGGATGGCGTGTCGATCCTGCGGCAATCGGCGACAATCCAGCTTCAGGTGGCTGCGCCGTGA
- a CDS encoding roadblock/LC7 domain-containing protein, whose amino-acid sequence MTFSELLQGILARVEGSIGIAIMGLDGLAIEHVQVPSKMDLGERVALIATSHATLLRNTMRMSSDTGVGALNELTLMSDNFLLVVRLIGREYFLIIILNPGGNLGRARFELRKAHLLLEKEFV is encoded by the coding sequence GTGACCTTTTCGGAACTGCTCCAGGGCATTCTGGCGCGGGTCGAGGGGAGTATCGGCATAGCCATCATGGGACTTGACGGACTGGCCATCGAACATGTGCAAGTCCCATCCAAAATGGATTTGGGGGAGCGGGTCGCGTTGATTGCCACCTCGCATGCCACGCTCCTCCGCAACACGATGCGCATGTCGTCCGACACCGGGGTTGGGGCACTCAATGAACTCACCCTGATGTCGGACAATTTTCTGCTCGTCGTGCGCCTCATTGGGCGCGAATACTTTCTCATCATTATTCTCAACCCTGGTGGAAATCTCGGACGCGCGCGTTTTGAGCTGCGTAAAGCCCACTTGCTCCTCGAAAAGGAGTTCGTCTAA